One Solanum lycopersicum chromosome 2, SLM_r2.1 genomic region harbors:
- the LOC109119440 gene encoding FT-interacting protein 3-like translates to MQRPPQEDFSVKETKPHLVGGKVTGDKLTGTYDLVEQMQYLYVRVVKAKDLPGKDVTGSLDPYVEVRLGDYRGTTRHFEKKSNPEWNQVFAFSKERIQDSVLEVNVKDKDIIKDDFVGCVMFDLNEIPKRVPPDSPLAPQWYRLEDRSGNKVKGELMLAVWMGTQADEAFPESWHSDAATVSGADALANIRSKVYLSPKLWYLRVNVIEAQDLIPSDRSRFPEVYVKAILGNQALRTRVSMSKTINPICC, encoded by the coding sequence ATGCAGAGACCACCTCAAGAAGATTTTTCAGTAAAGGAGACCAAACCCCACCTTGTTGGAGGGAAGGTTACAGGTGATAAGCTTACTGGCACCTATGACTTGGTTGAGCAAATGCAGTATCTTTATGTTCGGGTGGTTAAAGCAAAGGATTTACCAGGGAAGGATGTTACGGGTAGTCTTGATCCTTATGTTGAGGTTAGGCTGGGAGACTATCGGGGTACAACTCGTCATTTCGAGAAGAAATCGAATCCTGAATGGAATCAGGTGTTTGCTTTTTCCAAGGAGCGGATTCAGGATTCTGTACTTGAGGTGAATGTGAAAGATAAGGATATTATTAAGGATGATTTTGTTGGTTGTGTTATGTTTGATTTGAACGAGATCCCTAAAAGAGTTCCCCCGGATAGTCCTCTTGCTCCGCAGTGGTATAGGTTGGAGGATAGAAGTGGTAACAAAGTGAAAGGAGAGTTGATGTTGGCTGTTTGGATGGGTACTCAAGCTGATGAAGCATTTCCTGAATCTTGGCATTCGGATGCGGCTACTGTTAGTGGTGCTGATGCTCTTGCAAATATAAGGTCTAAGGTGTACCTCTCACCAAAGCTGTGGTACCTTAGAGTTAATGTGATTGAGGCTCAGGACTTGATTCCCAGTGACCGAAGTAGGTTTCCAGAGGTTTACGTGAAGGCCATCCTGGGAAATCAGGCGTTGAGAACCAGAGTTTCCATGAGCAAGACTATTAATCCCATATGCTGCTGA
- the LOC101267462 gene encoding uncharacterized protein has protein sequence MAIEEERFRYIRNNQTKLRAGLYSGFMDAILRGDSDCSLVGKTVILPSSHTGGPCYREQNYQDAMAICRWARYPDLFLTFTCNPKWPEINEMLRLIEQSGEDIRVDIICRVFQIKLFQLMQDLKKQQPFGKIIACLYTIEFQKRGLPHAHILLFLHPTLKSPSIDHINTMITAEIPNMEVDPDGYKAVKNYMMHGPCGDLNPGCPSMKQGICTKHFPKKFNNQQLLMQMGSQFIREETQGSDRATIGIECSDTPTERDEIKRYIDCIYISATEACWRIFSFDIHHRQPTVERLPFHLQGENTIVFQEERCSESILNRPDIVKTKFTEWFEANKEYEDARELTYSNFHTRWVWDATCKRWTRRKKGKSVGRIYFAHPARGE, from the exons ATGGCAATCGAGGAAGAAAGATTTCGTTATATTCGGAATAATCAAACAAAACTCAGAGCTGGTCTTTACTCTGGCTTTATGGATGCCATTCTTCGTGGTGATTCAGATTGTTCTTTGGTAGGAAAAACAGTTATCTTACCTTCATCTCACACCGGAGGACCTTGCTATCGGGAACAAAATTATCAAGATGCAATGGCAATTTGCAGGTGGGCTAGATATCCAGATTTGTTCCTCACTTTCACATGCAACCCAAAGTGGCCCGAAATAAATGAAATGCTTCGCTTAATAGAACAATCTGGTGAAGATATCAGGGTGGACATTATATGCAGAGTGTTCCAAATCAAGTTATTCCAATTAATGCAAGATCTAAAAAAGCAACAAccttttggaaaaataattgcAT GTTTATATACAATTGAGTTTCAGAAAAGAGGACTACCTCATGCACATATACTACTCTTCCTGCATCCTACATTAAAAAGTCCATCTATAGATCATATCAACACAATGATAACAGCTGAAATACCCAATATGGAAGTAGACCCGGATGGTTATAAAGCTGTAAAGAACTACATGATGCATGGACCTTGTGGAGACCTCAATCCAGGATGCCCATCTATGAAGCAAGGAATATGCACCAAGCATTTTCCAAAGAAGTTCAATAATCAACAACTTTTGATGCAGATGGGTTCCCAATTTATAAGAGAAGAAACACAG GGATCTGATAGAGCAACAATTGGTATAGAATGCTCAGATACTCCCACAGAACGTGATGAGATCAAAAGATATATAGATTGTATATACATATCAGCTACAGAAGCTTGCTGGAGGATCTTTTCGTTTGACATACATCATAGACAGCCAACAGTTGAGCGTTTGCCATTCCATTTACAAGGAGAAAACACCATAGTATTCCAAGAAGAAAGGTGTTCTGAAAGCATACTAAACAGACCCGATAtagtaaaaacaaaattcacGGAATGGTTTGAGGCAAACAAAGAATATGAGGATGCACGAGAGCtaacatattcaaattttcatacaCGTTGGGTCTGGGATGCAACATGCAAAAGATGGACTAGAAGAAAAAAGGGGAAGTCAGTTGGTAGAATTTACTTCGCACATCCTGCAAGAGGGGAATGA